The genomic window CTTACGAAGTTCTTTTTGACTTTCTTTTTGTGCTTGGTAATCATTAACTGGAGTTTCTTCATTTTTATTGCTATCAACTAACATTGCCACTACTTTGCTAGCTTCTATCTCTGCTTTCTTTTCGACATAATAGTCATAATCACCAAGATAGAGGGTTGAGCCATTTTCAGATAATTCTAGAACATGAGTGGCTACTCGGTTGATAAAATAACGGTCATGGCTGACAAAAAGTAAAGTACCATCAAAGTCAATCAAAGCATTTTCCAAGACTTCCTTACTATCGATGTCCAAGTGGTTTGTCGGCTCGTCGAGAATCAAGAAGTTATTGTTTTCCATAGAAAGTTTAGCTAAGAGCAAGCGAGCTTTTTCTCCACCTGAAAGCATACCAACTGATTTCTTAACATCATCCCCCGAGAAAAGAAATGCACCTAAGCGATTACGGATTTCTACTTCTGGCGTCAATCTAAAGTCATTCCAAAGTTCGTCTAAAACAGTATTGCTTGGTGTTAACTTACTTTGAGTTTGGTCATAGTAACCAACTTCAACATTGGCACCGAAACGCTTCTCACCCTTAATGAAGGGAATCTGATCAACAATAGACTTGATAAAGGTAGTCTTACCAATACCATTAGGACCGACAATCGCTACTGCATTCATCTTACGAAGGTCTAGATTGATGGGCTCTGACAATACTTCACCATCATAGCCAATAGAAGCATTCTCGACTGTCAAAACAACATTCCCGGATGTTTTATCAGAATGAAATGTCATATTGGCTGATTTAGTACCAACTTCAGGCTTATCCAAACGCTCCATCTTTTCTAGTTGTTTCTGTCGGGATTGGGCACGCTTTGTTGTTGAGGCTCGAACGAGATTCCGATTGACGAAGTCTTCTAAAGCAGCAATTTCCTTCTGTTGCTTTTCGTAGTTTTTTGCCTCCGTTGCAAGTTTCTGCTCCTTCTGTTCCACAAAGCTTGAGTAGTTTCCTACGTATCTATCTAAAGAATGTTTGGTTAAGTCGAGCGTTATGGTTGCTATCTTATCGAGGAAATAACGGTCGTGACTAACAATTAACAAGGCACCACTGTAATTAACCAGATAGTTTTCTAACCAGGCGATGGTTTCAATATCCAAGTGGTTAGTCGGCTCGTCCAAAACCAAGAGATTTGGTTTTTCAAGGAGCATTTTTGCAAGTGCTAATCTAGTATTTTGACCTCCAGAGAGCTCTGCAATCTTCATCTGCAACATAGACTCATCGAACTTGAAGCCGTTGAGGATAGCCCTAATATCCGCTTCGTAAGTAAAGCCTCCTGCCTGACGGAATTCTTCTGATAGACGGTCATAATCCTGCATGAGTTTTTCTAAGTCAGCCCCAGTTTTTTCCCCCATCGCAAGCTCCATCTGCCGCAAAGTTTTCTCGGTCTTTCTGAGATCGTCAAAGACATGGAGCATCTCATCGTAGATAGTATTGGACGACTCAAATCGACTATCCTGTGCTAAGTAAGAAAGGGAAATATCTTTTTTCTTATTAATCTCTCCAGAGGTTGGTTCTTCTTCTCCGACTAATATCTTTAATAGTGTAGACTTACCCGCTCCATTTTTCCCAACAAGACCGATACGATCTCTTTCATCTACTTGGAGGTTAATATTCTCAAAAAGAACCTCTCCAGCAAAAGAGCGTTCGATTTTATTTGCTTGTAAAATAATCATACAGTTAGTATAGCATGTTTCTTTAAGCCGTTCAAGGGTTGTTCTTAAGCTACATTTTACAACTTATCAGAAACTCATGCTAACGTTTTACTAAAACTTCATTTCATGGTATAATGAAGCCGATTAGAATATATAATAAAGGAGATTTCCTATGACTTATCAAGAAAATTACCAAAAATGGGTAAATTTTGCAGAACTTCCTGACTACCTTCGTCAAGATTTAGAAAATATGGATGAAAAAACAAAGGAAGACGCCTTCTATACTAATCTTGAATTTGGTACAGCTGGTATGCGCGGATTGATTGGTGCAGGTACAAACCGTATTAACATCTATGTTGTCCGTCAAGCAACTGAAGGTTTGGCTCGTTTGATTGAGTCAAAAGGGGGAAATGAAAAAGAACGTGGTGTAGCCATTGCTTACGATAGCCGTCACTTCTCTCCAGAATTTGCCTTTGAGTCTGCAGCAGTTCTTGCTAAACACAGTATTAAATCCTATGTCTTTGAAAGTCTTCGTCCAACTCCAGAACTTTCATTTGCTGTTCGTCACCTCAACTGTTTTGCAGGAATCATGATTACAGCTAGTCACAACCCAGCTCCATTTAATGGATACAAGGTTTATGGTGAAGATGGTGGTCAAATGCCTCCGCATGATGCAGATGCTTTGACAACTTATATTCGTGCTATCGAAAACCCATTTGCTGTTGAAGTTGCTGATGTAGAAGCTGAAAAAGCTTCTGGTTTGATTGAAGTTATTGGCGAAGCAGTCGATACCGAATACCTCAAAGAAGTTAAAGATGTAAACATCAACCCAGCCTTGATTGAAGAATTTGGTAAAGACATGAAGATTGTCTACACACCACTTCACGGTACTGGTGAAATGTTGGCTCGCCGTGCACTTGCACAAGCAGGATTTGACTCTGTACAAGTCGTGGAAGCTCAAGCAACACCAGATCCAGACTTCTCTACTGTGAAATCTCCAAACCCAGAAAATCAAGCAGCCTTTGCTCTTGCTGAAGAACTTGGTCGCCAAGTAGGTGCTGATGTTCTTGTCGCAACTGACCCTGACGCTGACCGCGTTGGTGTCGAAGTTCTTCAAAAAGATGGTAGCTACCTCAACCTATCAGGGAACCAAATCGGTGCTATCATGGCTAAATACATCTTGGAAGCCCACAAAAATGCTGGAACCCTTCCAGAAAATGCTGCCCTCTGCAAATCAATCGTATCAACTGACTTGGTTACTAAGATTGCTGAAAGCTACGGCGCAACTATGTTCAACGTCTTAACTGGTTTCAAATTTATTGCTGAAAAGATTCAAGAATTCGAAGACAAACACAATCACACCTACATGATGGGATTTGAAGAAAGCTTCGGTTACTTGATTAAACCATTCGTACGTGATAAAGATGCTATCCAAGCTGTCCTTGTTGTTGCAGAACTTGCTGCTTACTACCGTTCACGTGGGTTGACTCTTGCTGACGGTATCGAAGAAATCTACAAAGAATACGGCTACTATGCTGAAAAGACTATTTCTGTTACCCTTTCAGGTGTTGATGGAGCTGAGCAAATCAAAGCAATTATGGCGAAATTCCGTGAAAATGGTCCAAAAGAATGGAACGCAACAGAAATCACAGTCGTAGAAGACTTCAAAGCACAAACATCCACTGCCGCTGATGGTACTGTAACAGCCTTGACTACTCCTCCAAGTGATGTCTTGAAATACACTCTTGCAGATGGTTCATGGATCGCAGTTCGCCCTTCTGGTACTGAACCAAAAATCAAGTTCTACATTGCAGTTGTTGGTGAAAGCAACGAAGATTCACAAGCTAAGATTGCTAACATCGAAGCGGAAATCAATGCTTTTGTTAAATAAGAAATTATAAAAGATGAGATCAACCAATCTCATCTTTTTTTCGTATCAAATCTAAGCATTTTTAGAAACTTTATGGCATACTAAACTTATCAATGAAAGCGAGGTAATCTCATGGAACAATTTTTAGAAAATATCAAAGACCTTGAAGTCACTACAGTTGCGCGTGCGCAAGACGCTCTTGATAAAAAAGAAACTGCAACCTTCTTTATTGGCCGTAAAACTTGCCCTTACTGCCGTAAATTTGCTGGCACATTAGCAAGTGTGGTGGCTGAAACCAAAGCTCACATCTACTTCATTAACAGCGAAGAACCAAGTCAACTAGATGCATTGCAAAACTTCCGCTCACGTTACGAAATCCCAACTGTACCAGGTTTTGTTCATGTTGAAAATGGAGAGATTAAGGTTCGTTGCGACTCTTCAATGTCAGCTCAAGAAATCAAAGAATTCGCTGGATTGTAAAAATATATAAAAAAGAAGGCGTCTGCCTTCTTTTTTTATATGTCTGTTAGTGGTGTTGCAGTGTCTGGAGATGTATCGTAAATTTGAAAATCTACTCCTACTCCTAGATCTGCTTGAGCTAACTGATTGACCATGGTCATGTGGGCTAGCTCCTTGATATTATTCTCTTTAGATAGATGTCCTAGGTAAATCTTCTTGGTACGATTACCTAGTGTACGAATCATGGCATCTGCACCATCTTCATTCGAGAGGTGACCAAGGTCAGACAGGATGCGTTGTTTGAGTCGCCAAGCATAAGATCCAGCTCTCAGGATTTCCACATCATGATTAGACTCAATCAAGTAACCATCTGCATTCTCGACAATGCCAGCCATACGATCACTAACATAGCCTGTATCCGTCAGCATAACAAAGCTCTTGTCATCCTTCATAAAGCGGTAGAATTGGGGAGCAACTGCATCATGGCTAACTCCAAAACTCTCAATGTCGATATCTCCAAATGTTTTAGTTTTTCCCATTTCAAAGATATGTTTTTGAGAAGAATCAACATTGCCTAGATACTTACTATTTTCCATGGCTTGCCAGGTCTTTTCATTTGCGTAAAGATCCATGCCATACTTACGTGCCAAAACACCAACACCGTGGATATGGTCAGCATGTTCATGCGTTATCAAGATAGCATCCAAATCCTCTGGTTTACGATTGATTTCACCCAACAAACTTGTGATCTTTTTACCGGATAAGCCTGCATCTACTAAAATCTTTTTCTTAGGGGTTTCTAGATAGAAGGAATTTCCACTAGAACCCGATGCTAAAATACTATATTTAAAGCCTTTTTCACTCATTCTTGTCTTCTACTTCATCCTCCCATACTTCTTCTTTCACAGCATCATTATCATAAGGAAGAACAATGGTAAAGGTTGAACCCTTGTCATATTCACTCTTGGCCCAGATAAATCCATTGTGTTGCTTGATGATTTCTTTTGCTATAGCAAGACCTAAACCAGTCCCACCTTGGGCACGACTTCTAGCCTTATCAACCCTGTAGAAACGGTCAAAAATCTTCGGTAAATCTTCTTTAGGAATTCCAAGTCCTTGATCAGAAATGGATAAAATCATCTGGTCATCAGTGGTTTTCATGCTAACCGTAATTTTCCCACCATCAGGGGAATACTTGATGGCATTGTTAAGAATATTATCGATTACCTGAGTCATCTTGTCTGTATCAATTTCAATCCAGACCGATGTAATGGGATAATCACGAACCAACTCGTATTTCTTTTCTTGATCCTGGGCTCGTATCTTATCGAAACGGTTTAGGATAAACGTAATGAAAGCTGTAAAGTTAATCAATTCAACATCTAAATGGCTAGTTGCATTATCAATACGCGAAAGATGCAAGAGGTCCGTCACCATTCGCATCATACGGTTGGTCTCATCTAAAGATACTTTGATAAAATCAGGAGCAACAGGTTCATATAATGCACCCTCATCCAAGGCCTCAAGATAAGATTTTACACTGGTCAAAGGAGTTCGCAATTCATGACTAACGTTTGAAACGAAAAGCCTTCTCTCGCGCTCTTCCTTCTCTTGTTCAGTCGTATCATGTAGGACTGCTACCAAACCGGAGATAAAACCAGATTCTCTACGAATCAAGGCAAAACGCACACGCAAACTGATATACTCTCCATTAACATTTTGGGAATAAATCATCAATTCAGGACTTTGAGTTATTAAGTCTCTAAGCTCGTACTCATCTTCAATCTTGAGCAACTCTAAAATGTTCTGATTTAATGCTTCATCACTTACGACGCCAAGTTGCCTCTTAGCCATATCGTTAATCATCGTGATTTGACCACGACGATTTGTTGCAAGAACCCCATCTGTCATATATGACAAAATACTATGCAATCTTTTACTTTCCTGCTCAAGGTTTTCCTGAGTTAGACGAATAACTTCAGACAAATCATTTAAGTTATTCGTAATGTTAGTGATTTCAGTATTCCCCTGCATATCCAGTACTTGAGAATAATCACCAGCAATTAAATCTTTAATCTTTTGATTTAACTGTTTGAGTCGGATATTATCTCTACGGCCTTCAAGCAAGAGAAAACTAACAAGCATGATAAAACCAATTAAAATGAGTACAAAGACGAAATCTCTGGTTAAAATTGTTTGTCTAATTACTTCAATCATTATTTCTCATGTAATAACCAACACCACGACGAGTTAAGATATATTCAGGTCTACTTGGTGTGTCTTCAATCTTCTCACGTAGACGTCTAATAGTGACATCGACAGTACGAACATCACCAAAATAATCATAACCCCAAACAGTCTCAAGGAGATGTTCACGAGTAATAACTTGACCTAGATGCGAAGCTAAGTGATGCAACAACTCAAACTCTCTATGAGTTAAGTCCAATTCTTCTCCATATTTTTTGGCTACATAAGCATCTGGAAGAATCTCTAAATCCCCAATTTGAAGACTTTGCAATTTAGTATCTTCCTCTTGGTTATCCACTGCTACTAACTCCGTACGACGAAGAAGTGCCTTAACACGCGCTTGTAGCTCACGGTTTGAAAATGGCTTGGTCACATAATCATCCGCGCCAAGTTCAAGACCAATAACCTTATCAAACTCACTGTCTTTTGCTGAAAGCATGATAATCGGAACACTGCTTGTCTTGCGAATTGTTTTAGCCACTTCAAGACCATCAATTTCTGGAAGCATCAAGTCCAAAATAATAATATCAGGTTTTTCAGCTTCAAACAGTTCAATCGCTTCACGTCCATTAAAGGCTGTAATAACTTCATAGCCTTCCTTGGTCATATTAAACTTAATAATATCTGAGATTGGTTTTTCATCATCTACAATCAATATTTTTTTCATATAGTCACCTTTTTCCTTATATCAATTATACCAAAAAAATGCAAAGAAGACACGAAAGACTGGTGTGTCAGCATCTTTTTGAATACTCTTGCCAAATTTTTTGTTGAGGTTTTGCTAGTGGATAGAGGTCAAACTCATCTGGAGTTAACCAAACAACTTCTTTGTCGCTATACTCTTTACTATCAACTACTTGTCCCGCTAGGATTCGTACATGCCACTTTCGATGGCTAAAGATATGCTTCACTTCTTTGAAATCACAATCCTGCCAGTCAACTTCTAAATCATAATCCTGCTCAAAACTTTCTTGAGGTGATGGACCAAGTTGCATGGATGGTTCAGCAACCTGATTAAAGAGATTTAGTTCTTCATCTTTTGAAAATTCATCTACCTCAATCAAGGGGAAATGCCAAAATCCAGCAAGTAACTTTTCACTTTCATTCTTTTCTAGTAAAAACTGTCCTCTGCCATTTTGCACAACTAAAGCATTTAAAAATATAGGAACTGGTTTTTTCTTTGGCGCTTTAATAGGATAGCGATCCATTGTTCCATTTTGATAGGCAGCACTAAAATCTTTAACTGGACTATCTTCTGGCCTCGGGTTAACGGGTGCCTCAATATCTGAACCCAAATCCATCAAAGCCTGATTGAAATCCCCTGGACGATTTGGGTCAATCAAGATTTCCATCATAGCTTGAAATATCTTGCGATTGCTTGGATTTCCAATATCATAATTGACTTCAAATAGACGAGCCAAAACACGCATGACATTCCCATCAACTGCTGGTTGTGGTAGGTTAAAGGCAATACTTGCAATAGCCCCAGCTGTATAGGGCCCTATCCCCTTCAAGCTTGAAATACCTTCGTTAGTTGAAGGAAATTCCCCATTAAACTCATTCATAATCTGCTGGGCTGCAGTTTGCATATTGCGAACACGAGAATAATAACCAAGACCTTCCCAAGCTTTTAATAAACGTTCTTCAGGTGCATTTGCTAAACTCTCTACAGTCGGAAACCATTCTAGAAACCGTTCATAATAAGGAATAACTGTATCAACTCTGGTTTGCTGCAACATGATTTCAGACACCCAGATATGATAAGGATTTTTAGTCCTTCTCCAAGGTAGGTCCCGCTTATTTTCATCATACCAAGCTAATAACTTTTTACGAAAAGAGAGAATCCTCTCCTCTTCCCACATGGACACGCCATATTTCTCCAAATCTAACATATTTCTAGTATAGCATATCCTTATAGGATACTCAAAAAATGAAAATTGTCCTTGTTTTTGTATCGACTCTCTTATCATGCCTGACTATCAGACATATCTCTACTCTTTCTGTTATTTTCTATCTTTTTTTGATATAATGAATTTTAAATGAATCTTTAAAGGAGATATCAATGCGTTTTAATCAATTTAGTTATTATCCCGTTACAAATCAACAAGCTTTACAAGAATTATCTGAGCTTGGATTCAAGCTTGATCTTTCAGCTTCACATAAAGAACAGTTTGAAGCCTTTGTTAGAACTTGTTTCTTCAATTACAAAAATACCGACTATCCACTTTCCGCTTTAGCAGTTGATAAAGAAACTGATTTACTTACTTTCTTCAATTCAGACCGTGAATTGACACCAGAAATTTTCTATACTGTAGCATTCCAGTTACTTGGATTCAGTTACTTACTAGACTTTGAAGATGGTCTTGTTTTTCACAAAGAAACGGCATTCCCAATTGTATACGGAGATCTGATTGACAACCTCTACCAACTTCTTAATACGCGCACTAAAAAGGGAAATATCTTGATTGATCAGCTAGTTAGTGATGGTTTTATTCCTGAGGACAATGACTATCATTACTTCAATGGTAAAAGTTTGGCAACTTTCTCAACTGCCAATGTCATTCGTGAGGTTGTTTATGTAGAGGCTCGTGTTGATTCTGATAGAGATGGACTTCCTGATCTCATTAAGGTGAGCATAATCCGACCAACATACAATGGGAAGATTCCAGCTGTTATGACTGCAAGTCCATACCATCAAGGAACTAATGATAAAGCAAGCGACAAAGCTCTTTACAAAATGGAAGCTGAACTAGAAGTCAAGGAACCACATGAAATTACGTTAGAAAATCCAACCCTGGACTTGGTTGAACCTATTGGGGGAGCTGAACTTGTTGCAGAAGCTGAAGAAAAACTCACTCATATCAATAGTAGCTACACACTTAACGACTACTTCCTCCCAAGAGGATTTGCCAATATCTATGTATCAGGTCTTGGTACCAAGGATTCACAAGGTCAAATGACCAACGGAGATTACCGACAAGTTGAAGCCTATAAAAATGTTATCGATTGGCTAAATGGTCGTTGTCGTGCCTTTACAGACCATAGTCGTAAACGTCAAGTCAAAGCTGACTGGTCAAATGGCAAAGTAGCAACTACAGGTCTTTCTTACTTAGGAACAATGTCTAACGGCCTTGCCACTACAGGAGTTGATGGCTTAGAAGTCATTATTGCCGAAGCAGGTATCTCATCATGGTACAACTATTATCGTGAAAATGGTCTTGTGACAAGCCCAGGCGGCTATCCTGGAGAGGACTTCGATTCATTAGATGAATTAACTTATTCTCGTAATCTCTTAGCTGGTGACTTTATTCGTGGAAACGAGGCTCATAAAGCTTCCATAGAAGAACTAAAGAAAAATCTAGACCGTAAAACTGGTGATTATAACCAATTTTGGCATGACAGAAACTACCT from Streptococcus sp. oral taxon 061 includes these protein-coding regions:
- a CDS encoding ABC-F family ATP-binding cassette domain-containing protein; the encoded protein is MIILQANKIERSFAGEVLFENINLQVDERDRIGLVGKNGAGKSTLLKILVGEEEPTSGEINKKKDISLSYLAQDSRFESSNTIYDEMLHVFDDLRKTEKTLRQMELAMGEKTGADLEKLMQDYDRLSEEFRQAGGFTYEADIRAILNGFKFDESMLQMKIAELSGGQNTRLALAKMLLEKPNLLVLDEPTNHLDIETIAWLENYLVNYSGALLIVSHDRYFLDKIATITLDLTKHSLDRYVGNYSSFVEQKEQKLATEAKNYEKQQKEIAALEDFVNRNLVRASTTKRAQSRQKQLEKMERLDKPEVGTKSANMTFHSDKTSGNVVLTVENASIGYDGEVLSEPINLDLRKMNAVAIVGPNGIGKTTFIKSIVDQIPFIKGEKRFGANVEVGYYDQTQSKLTPSNTVLDELWNDFRLTPEVEIRNRLGAFLFSGDDVKKSVGMLSGGEKARLLLAKLSMENNNFLILDEPTNHLDIDSKEVLENALIDFDGTLLFVSHDRYFINRVATHVLELSENGSTLYLGDYDYYVEKKAEIEASKVVAMLVDSNKNEETPVNDYQAQKESQKELRKLMRQIESLETEIEELETQAQSISEQMHTTNDADELMQLQAELDKISQRQEESMLEWEELSEKVLK
- a CDS encoding phospho-sugar mutase, with protein sequence MTYQENYQKWVNFAELPDYLRQDLENMDEKTKEDAFYTNLEFGTAGMRGLIGAGTNRINIYVVRQATEGLARLIESKGGNEKERGVAIAYDSRHFSPEFAFESAAVLAKHSIKSYVFESLRPTPELSFAVRHLNCFAGIMITASHNPAPFNGYKVYGEDGGQMPPHDADALTTYIRAIENPFAVEVADVEAEKASGLIEVIGEAVDTEYLKEVKDVNINPALIEEFGKDMKIVYTPLHGTGEMLARRALAQAGFDSVQVVEAQATPDPDFSTVKSPNPENQAAFALAEELGRQVGADVLVATDPDADRVGVEVLQKDGSYLNLSGNQIGAIMAKYILEAHKNAGTLPENAALCKSIVSTDLVTKIAESYGATMFNVLTGFKFIAEKIQEFEDKHNHTYMMGFEESFGYLIKPFVRDKDAIQAVLVVAELAAYYRSRGLTLADGIEEIYKEYGYYAEKTISVTLSGVDGAEQIKAIMAKFRENGPKEWNATEITVVEDFKAQTSTAADGTVTALTTPPSDVLKYTLADGSWIAVRPSGTEPKIKFYIAVVGESNEDSQAKIANIEAEINAFVK
- a CDS encoding PedC/BrcD family bacteriocin maturation disulfide isomerase; this translates as MEQFLENIKDLEVTTVARAQDALDKKETATFFIGRKTCPYCRKFAGTLASVVAETKAHIYFINSEEPSQLDALQNFRSRYEIPTVPGFVHVENGEIKVRCDSSMSAQEIKEFAGL
- a CDS encoding MBL fold metallo-hydrolase, translating into MSEKGFKYSILASGSSGNSFYLETPKKKILVDAGLSGKKITSLLGEINRKPEDLDAILITHEHADHIHGVGVLARKYGMDLYANEKTWQAMENSKYLGNVDSSQKHIFEMGKTKTFGDIDIESFGVSHDAVAPQFYRFMKDDKSFVMLTDTGYVSDRMAGIVENADGYLIESNHDVEILRAGSYAWRLKQRILSDLGHLSNEDGADAMIRTLGNRTKKIYLGHLSKENNIKELAHMTMVNQLAQADLGVGVDFQIYDTSPDTATPLTDI
- the vicK gene encoding cell wall metabolism sensor histidine kinase VicK, with protein sequence MIEVIRQTILTRDFVFVLILIGFIMLVSFLLLEGRRDNIRLKQLNQKIKDLIAGDYSQVLDMQGNTEITNITNNLNDLSEVIRLTQENLEQESKRLHSILSYMTDGVLATNRRGQITMINDMAKRQLGVVSDEALNQNILELLKIEDEYELRDLITQSPELMIYSQNVNGEYISLRVRFALIRRESGFISGLVAVLHDTTEQEKEERERRLFVSNVSHELRTPLTSVKSYLEALDEGALYEPVAPDFIKVSLDETNRMMRMVTDLLHLSRIDNATSHLDVELINFTAFITFILNRFDKIRAQDQEKKYELVRDYPITSVWIEIDTDKMTQVIDNILNNAIKYSPDGGKITVSMKTTDDQMILSISDQGLGIPKEDLPKIFDRFYRVDKARSRAQGGTGLGLAIAKEIIKQHNGFIWAKSEYDKGSTFTIVLPYDNDAVKEEVWEDEVEDKNE
- the yycF gene encoding response regulator YycF, with the translated sequence MKKILIVDDEKPISDIIKFNMTKEGYEVITAFNGREAIELFEAEKPDIIILDLMLPEIDGLEVAKTIRKTSSVPIIMLSAKDSEFDKVIGLELGADDYVTKPFSNRELQARVKALLRRTELVAVDNQEEDTKLQSLQIGDLEILPDAYVAKKYGEELDLTHREFELLHHLASHLGQVITREHLLETVWGYDYFGDVRTVDVTIRRLREKIEDTPSRPEYILTRRGVGYYMRNND
- the mutY gene encoding A/G-specific adenine glycosylase, whose amino-acid sequence is MLDLEKYGVSMWEEERILSFRKKLLAWYDENKRDLPWRRTKNPYHIWVSEIMLQQTRVDTVIPYYERFLEWFPTVESLANAPEERLLKAWEGLGYYSRVRNMQTAAQQIMNEFNGEFPSTNEGISSLKGIGPYTAGAIASIAFNLPQPAVDGNVMRVLARLFEVNYDIGNPSNRKIFQAMMEILIDPNRPGDFNQALMDLGSDIEAPVNPRPEDSPVKDFSAAYQNGTMDRYPIKAPKKKPVPIFLNALVVQNGRGQFLLEKNESEKLLAGFWHFPLIEVDEFSKDEELNLFNQVAEPSMQLGPSPQESFEQDYDLEVDWQDCDFKEVKHIFSHRKWHVRILAGQVVDSKEYSDKEVVWLTPDEFDLYPLAKPQQKIWQEYSKRC
- a CDS encoding Xaa-Pro dipeptidyl-peptidase, with protein sequence MRFNQFSYYPVTNQQALQELSELGFKLDLSASHKEQFEAFVRTCFFNYKNTDYPLSALAVDKETDLLTFFNSDRELTPEIFYTVAFQLLGFSYLLDFEDGLVFHKETAFPIVYGDLIDNLYQLLNTRTKKGNILIDQLVSDGFIPEDNDYHYFNGKSLATFSTANVIREVVYVEARVDSDRDGLPDLIKVSIIRPTYNGKIPAVMTASPYHQGTNDKASDKALYKMEAELEVKEPHEITLENPTLDLVEPIGGAELVAEAEEKLTHINSSYTLNDYFLPRGFANIYVSGLGTKDSQGQMTNGDYRQVEAYKNVIDWLNGRCRAFTDHSRKRQVKADWSNGKVATTGLSYLGTMSNGLATTGVDGLEVIIAEAGISSWYNYYRENGLVTSPGGYPGEDFDSLDELTYSRNLLAGDFIRGNEAHKASIEELKKNLDRKTGDYNQFWHDRNYLLNAEKIKAEVVFTHGSQDWNVKPLHVYQMFNALPSNIKKHLFYHNGAHVYMNNWQSIDFRESMNALLTQKLLGQNTDYQLPRVVWQDNTAPQTWHKLDDFGNQTNHKTFTLGTEEAVIQNHYQDSDFERFGKTYQTFNNELYQGKVNQVTIDLQVTEDLHLNGRVKLNLRLKSSTNKGLLSAQLLELGQKKYLQPYPGVLAARTIDNGRYHMLENLCELPYCPNAQRVITKGYLNLQNRHDLLKIEEVKPDEWMEFQFELQPTIYKLKKDDTIRLVLYTTDFEITIRDNTDYQLTVDLSQSSLEIPYQK